A region of Lycium barbarum isolate Lr01 chromosome 1, ASM1917538v2, whole genome shotgun sequence DNA encodes the following proteins:
- the LOC132612162 gene encoding uncharacterized protein LOC132612162 has product MYKIERFLCKLKRYVRNKARAEGSIAEGYIIDECLTFCSMYLTGIETRFNREDRNDDGSSKKDKPILDIFSKSARPFGDGDYDAIPRKDLDMARWYVLNNCEEAESFLQEHKEELVKQDVGNIEEKHREQFPLWFKRKILKLYNKDKSMSIKKLYPLAMESDVRGRRHTGCVTKGVRYLIQRRDELRKSQNCGIVVAGYHENELIDFYGIITDIIELEYVDENRVFLFKCKWFDLRKKTGMQKDKHFTSICVKRFWYEHDSFVLATQEKQENSETESDESHIINNDVYQDMSLESNLIVNDTVDMLSKLHRDDVEPITLDANVIELDGQTEPEVEVDYIEEDSD; this is encoded by the exons ATGTACAAAATAGAGAGGTTCTTGTGCAAGCTTAAGCGTTATGTGCGAAACAAGGCACGAGCAGAAGGTTCTATTGCAGAAGGCTATATTATTGATGAATGTTTGACATTTTGCTCTATGTATCTTACCGGCATCGAAACTAGATTTAATCGTGAAGATCGAAATGATGATGGATCTAGCAAGAAAGATAAACCTATTCTAGACATATTTTCAAAGAGTGCTAGACCATTTGGAGATGGAGATTATGATGCCATACCAAGGAAAGATCTTGATATGGCTCGGTGGTATGTGTTGAATAATTGCGAAGAAGCAGAATCTTTTCTTCA AGAGCATAAAGAAGAGTTGGTGAAACAAGATGTTGGGAATATAGAAGAGAAACACAGAGAGCAATTTCCTTTATGGTTTAAAAGGAAA ATTTTGAAATTATATAATAAGGACAAGTCAATGTCTATCAAGAAATTATATCCTTTGGCAATGGAATCTGATGTGCGTGGAAGAAGACATACTGGCTGTGTTACAAAAGGTGTTAGGTATCTTATTCAACGACGCGATGAATTACGTAAAAGTCAGAATTGTGGTATAGTTGTTGCAGGCTATCATGAAAATGAGTTGATTGATTTTTATGGTATTATAACTGACATCATTGAGTTAGAGTATGTTGATGAGAATCGAGTTTTTCTATTTAAATGCAAGTGGTTTGATCTTCGCAAGAAAACAGGGATGCAAAAAGATAAACATTTTACGAGCATATGTGTTAAAAGATTTTGGTATGAACATGATTCTTTCGTACTAGCTACTCAAGAAAAACAA GAAAATTCAGAGACAGAAAGTGATGAGTCGCATATTATAAATAATGATGTGTATCAAGACATGTCACTTGAAAGTAATTTGATTGTCAATGATACGGTGGATATGTTGAGTAAACTACATAGAGATGATGTTGAACCGATTACCTTGGATGCAAATGTAATTGAATTGGATGGTCAAACAGAACCAGAAGTTGAAGTTGATTATATCGAAGAAGATTCTGACTAA